A genomic window from Thermogemmatispora onikobensis includes:
- a CDS encoding cytochrome c-type biogenesis protein, whose amino-acid sequence MRRLPLRALAPALGLLLVVTIAFVWWSVYLSHPRATTLDQRVAEVASQLRCPVCQGESVQDSPSELAQQMRAVIRQQLQEGRSEQQVIQYFVDRYGETILWNPPRQGFSLLVWLIPPAMLLGGAVLIFLVLREWRQRRAAASPPASAPAESAPSEAVPDEELERYRAELEAELAADDPLFLPSPAQRGF is encoded by the coding sequence ATGAGACGCCTGCCGCTACGCGCGCTGGCGCCAGCGCTGGGGCTGCTGCTCGTGGTGACCATCGCCTTTGTCTGGTGGTCTGTCTACCTCTCTCATCCACGGGCAACCACCCTGGATCAACGGGTGGCTGAGGTGGCTTCTCAGCTGCGCTGCCCCGTCTGCCAGGGCGAATCGGTTCAGGATTCACCTTCAGAGCTGGCGCAGCAGATGCGCGCGGTCATCCGCCAACAACTTCAAGAGGGCCGCTCAGAGCAGCAGGTGATCCAGTATTTTGTGGATCGCTATGGGGAGACAATCCTCTGGAATCCGCCTCGCCAGGGCTTCAGTCTCCTTGTCTGGCTGATTCCACCAGCCATGCTTCTGGGCGGCGCCGTATTGATCTTCTTGGTCCTGCGCGAGTGGCGTCAGCGGCGGGCGGCTGCTTCTCCCCCAGCTTCGGCTCCGGCGGAGAGCGCGCCCTCCGAAGCGGTGCCTGACGAGGAGCTGGAACGCTATCGCGCGGAGCTGGAGGCTGAGCTGGCCGCCGATGATCCGCTCTTCCTGCCGTCGCCTGCACAGAGGGGGTTCTGA
- a CDS encoding heme lyase CcmF/NrfE family subunit, giving the protein MYVSDLGASAILLALLFAIYTPVAAVIGALRQSEVLVASARRATLAVAAFLLLASGALIASFLLHDFGVSYVAQHSSLSMPWYYVTAAFYGGQEGSLLYWALTLALFSALFVLTSRRAPAALVPYVLATLMAIETFFLVVLATVSSPFVRLAHPPADGVGLNPLLMDPGMLLHPPLLLMGYMSFSLPFAFAVAAMMTGRLDSEWLRALRRWMLAAWTIQSAGLLMGAWWAYHVLGWGGYWGWDPVENAALLPWLTATAFLHSTMVQERRGMLKVWNLALVIASFALSIFGTFEVRSGIISSVHSFAYSTIGSYFLAFLALVITFSLGLFLFRLPRLRAEQEFDSVVSREGIFLVNNLLLVGIAFATLWGTLFPLISAAVRHEEMSVGAPFYNQVTGPLFLLLLLAMGISPLLAWRRTSFQALRRNLGPPALLAALCAAILPLLGVPSLWANVAFAVCSFTGCAILYELWRGVRVRHRHGESYLRALLMLFARYRRRYGGYLVHLGLLIVAVGVIGSHFFQQQSDATLKPGQQVSIAGYQLVYLGNIENFYPEKDVVVAQFQIWQHGQLLRYIYPGRQIYHNFSDQPASMISITTYGLTDLYVFLEDWQGAAQATVHIYVNPLTVLVWLGGLVLILGGVVCWWPEPPMRSPSGRLAHSLTLTEGATSPGRSLIQASTGSAAAGADDQGQERAVAASAQDRERAATMLTPGSADLQLAAKSEEEVSQ; this is encoded by the coding sequence GTGTACGTTTCTGATCTGGGCGCGAGCGCTATTCTGTTAGCGCTGCTTTTCGCGATCTATACGCCGGTGGCGGCGGTGATCGGGGCTTTACGGCAGAGCGAGGTGCTGGTGGCAAGCGCGCGACGAGCAACGCTCGCGGTTGCGGCTTTCCTGCTACTGGCCTCTGGAGCGTTGATAGCCTCGTTCCTGCTGCACGATTTCGGTGTGAGCTATGTGGCACAGCATTCTAGCCTGAGCATGCCCTGGTACTATGTGACAGCGGCTTTTTACGGCGGTCAGGAGGGCTCGCTGCTCTACTGGGCATTGACGCTGGCGCTGTTCTCGGCCCTCTTCGTGCTGACCTCGCGCCGCGCGCCCGCGGCCCTCGTCCCCTACGTCCTGGCGACGCTGATGGCCATCGAGACCTTTTTCCTGGTGGTGCTGGCGACGGTCTCCAGCCCTTTTGTCCGCCTTGCCCATCCTCCCGCCGATGGCGTGGGCCTGAATCCGCTGCTCATGGACCCGGGCATGCTGCTGCATCCACCGCTGCTGCTGATGGGGTATATGAGCTTTTCGCTACCCTTCGCTTTTGCGGTGGCGGCTATGATGACGGGCCGGCTCGATAGCGAATGGTTGCGAGCGCTTCGACGCTGGATGCTGGCAGCCTGGACAATCCAGAGCGCCGGCCTGCTGATGGGCGCCTGGTGGGCCTATCATGTGCTCGGCTGGGGCGGCTATTGGGGCTGGGACCCAGTGGAGAATGCGGCCCTCTTGCCCTGGCTGACGGCGACGGCTTTCTTGCACTCGACAATGGTGCAGGAGCGCCGCGGTATGCTGAAGGTCTGGAATCTGGCCCTGGTGATCGCTTCTTTCGCCCTGTCGATCTTTGGCACCTTCGAGGTGCGCAGCGGTATTATTAGCTCGGTCCACTCTTTCGCCTATTCGACTATTGGCTCCTATTTCCTGGCTTTTCTGGCGCTGGTGATCACCTTCAGCCTGGGCCTCTTCTTGTTCCGCCTGCCCCGCCTGCGCGCTGAGCAGGAGTTTGACTCGGTAGTCTCCCGCGAGGGGATCTTTCTGGTGAATAATTTGCTGCTGGTCGGTATCGCCTTCGCAACCCTCTGGGGGACGCTCTTCCCCCTGATTTCGGCAGCTGTGCGCCATGAGGAGATGAGTGTTGGGGCGCCTTTCTATAACCAGGTGACCGGCCCGCTCTTCTTGCTGCTCCTGCTGGCGATGGGGATCAGCCCACTGCTGGCCTGGCGCCGCACATCGTTCCAGGCGCTGCGTCGCAATCTGGGCCCTCCTGCCTTGCTGGCTGCTCTCTGTGCCGCTATTCTGCCCCTCCTTGGAGTACCGTCGCTGTGGGCAAATGTGGCTTTTGCAGTCTGTAGCTTCACTGGCTGCGCGATTTTGTACGAGCTATGGCGTGGGGTGCGGGTCCGCCACCGGCACGGCGAGTCCTATCTGCGCGCGCTATTGATGCTCTTTGCCCGCTATCGCCGCCGCTATGGGGGCTACCTGGTCCATCTCGGCCTGCTGATTGTGGCTGTCGGAGTCATTGGCTCCCACTTTTTCCAGCAGCAGAGCGACGCCACGCTGAAGCCAGGTCAGCAGGTGAGCATCGCTGGCTACCAGCTGGTCTATCTGGGCAATATTGAGAATTTCTATCCCGAGAAGGACGTGGTGGTGGCTCAGTTTCAGATCTGGCAGCATGGCCAGCTCCTCCGCTACATCTACCCTGGGCGCCAGATCTACCATAACTTTAGCGATCAGCCGGCCAGCATGATCTCGATTACGACCTACGGGCTGACAGATCTTTATGTCTTCCTGGAGGACTGGCAGGGAGCGGCGCAGGCGACCGTTCACATCTATGTGAATCCGCTGACGGTCCTGGTCTGGTTGGGCGGCCTGGTCTTGATCCTGGGTGGCGTGGTCTGCTGGTGGCCGGAGCCGCCCATGCGCTCGCCCTCGGGCCGCCTGGCGCATTCGCTCACCCTCACCGAGGGAGCGACCTCTCCGGGCCGGTCGCTCATTCAGGCTTCGACAGGCTCCGCAGCAGCAGGAGCCGACGACCAGGGCCAGGAGCGAGCGGTCGCTGCCTCGGCTCAGGACCGTGAGCGCGCTGCAACCATGCTCACGCCAGGCTCAGCAGACTTGCAGTTGGCGGCGAAGTCAGAGGAGGAGGTGAGCCAATGA
- a CDS encoding cytochrome c maturation protein CcmE — MQSAVVSTQTEKDTVQASVRRRRRFPAGLLVAGLAIAAAVIYLIVANTRTSAVYYMTIAELKHCTTCSSQAVRVAGVVQPGSIERHDQTLSFVITDNQQSLPVVYSGVVPDIFRAGIQVVVEGYYHGQGTFEAQTLLAKCPSKFQAATPTPGNS; from the coding sequence GTGCAGTCGGCTGTCGTTTCTACTCAGACTGAGAAGGATACCGTCCAGGCTTCAGTGCGCCGGCGCCGGCGCTTTCCGGCTGGCCTACTGGTCGCTGGCCTGGCAATCGCTGCGGCTGTCATCTATTTGATTGTGGCAAATACGCGCACCAGCGCTGTCTACTATATGACAATCGCCGAGTTGAAACACTGTACAACCTGCAGTAGCCAGGCGGTACGAGTAGCGGGCGTGGTACAGCCCGGCTCGATCGAACGCCACGATCAGACGCTGAGCTTTGTGATTACGGACAATCAGCAGTCATTGCCAGTGGTCTATAGCGGCGTGGTCCCTGATATTTTCCGGGCGGGCATCCAGGTGGTGGTCGAGGGCTACTATCACGGCCAGGGCACTTTCGAGGCCCAGACACTCTTAGCGAAGTGCCCGTCGAAGTTCCAGGCCGCAACGCCAACGCCCGGCAACAGTTGA
- a CDS encoding CopD family protein, protein MDWLLALLPQGLLLIMRVIHTLAAATWVGGSAMYLLVVQPALRLAPAPELAAKIAARFRRLVNGCIGLLLVSGAFLTVDRLTETSLGLPYLLTLSLKIALALALFALAFYLGQSSIRRLARRSSRFAQVAPRLMLALGLVVFALGALLNILFEASLTSR, encoded by the coding sequence ATGGACTGGCTGCTGGCGCTGCTGCCGCAGGGGCTGCTGCTGATTATGCGGGTGATCCATACGTTGGCCGCTGCTACCTGGGTCGGTGGCAGCGCCATGTATCTGCTGGTGGTCCAGCCGGCCTTGCGCCTTGCTCCCGCCCCTGAGCTGGCCGCGAAAATCGCGGCGCGCTTCAGGCGCCTGGTCAATGGCTGCATCGGCCTGCTCCTGGTGAGCGGAGCCTTTTTAACGGTGGACCGCCTGACGGAGACGAGCCTCGGTCTGCCTTATCTGCTGACGCTGAGCTTGAAAATTGCGCTGGCGCTGGCTTTGTTCGCGCTGGCCTTTTATCTGGGACAAAGTTCGATTCGCCGGCTGGCTCGTCGCTCATCACGCTTTGCTCAGGTCGCTCCTCGCTTGATGTTGGCCCTGGGCCTGGTGGTCTTCGCCCTCGGCGCCCTGCTCAATATTCTGTTCGAGGCGAGCCTCACCAGTCGTTAG
- a CDS encoding TlpA family protein disulfide reductase, with protein sequence MSSETLPVNESSATASELALARRRRKRSIAIFVVVSLLNVALLAVLWSQLLTPAPGQKTSGGSAPAGFSGPMVGKMAPGFRLPLLAPGTSSNGSVALADFKGQAIVLNVWQSSCEPCQREAPVLQTTWQRIQGQGIVFLGLDFQDNRTDALSFLQAHGITYTNVSDSSGATAISYGVANLPTTIFIDRTGKIVGWHEGELTLQLLEQGLRLLSH encoded by the coding sequence ATGAGCAGTGAAACGCTACCGGTTAACGAGAGCTCCGCGACGGCCAGCGAGCTGGCCCTGGCACGGCGCAGACGAAAGCGCAGCATTGCAATTTTTGTGGTGGTGAGTCTGTTGAATGTGGCGCTTCTGGCCGTGCTCTGGTCGCAGTTGCTGACTCCCGCCCCAGGACAGAAGACGAGCGGTGGCTCGGCTCCGGCGGGCTTCAGTGGCCCAATGGTGGGGAAGATGGCCCCAGGTTTCCGCCTGCCCCTGCTGGCCCCAGGCACCAGCTCCAACGGCTCGGTCGCTCTCGCCGATTTTAAAGGACAGGCGATCGTGCTCAACGTCTGGCAGTCCTCCTGTGAGCCGTGTCAGCGCGAGGCCCCAGTCCTCCAGACAACCTGGCAGCGCATCCAGGGGCAGGGCATCGTCTTTCTGGGCCTCGATTTCCAGGACAATCGCACCGATGCGCTGAGCTTCTTGCAGGCACACGGGATTACTTATACAAATGTGAGCGATAGCAGTGGCGCAACGGCCATCAGTTACGGGGTGGCCAATCTGCCAACGACGATCTTTATCGACCGCACAGGCAAGATTGTGGGCTGGCACGAGGGCGAGCTGACGCTGCAGCTGCTGGAGCAGGGCCTGAGACTGCTGAGCCACTAA